In a genomic window of Thermodesulfobium sp. 4217-1:
- a CDS encoding ParB/RepB/Spo0J family partition protein, translating into MAKRGMGRGLDALLGDDKSEHTLRIIPLSKIVPNPYQPRKFFDTESIARLSESIKAHGVLQPIVVREKGQFYELVSGERRIRACEMIGIVEIPAVVKDIADDQMAILALVENLQRENLSAIDEARAYLELQDKFAMTHEDISNSVGKSRSYVTNTIRLLQLPDEVIKHIENNDISPAHGRVLLSLKNIDQILLFAKKIVDEGISVKDAEELKLKIFPNNNSIDSSTKKIKGNNRSLKSEKEVTQDEELRFAEIEISKKLKTPVHISFSGNVGRFVIEFYSKEELNNLVEKIFSIYGLEE; encoded by the coding sequence ATGGCTAAAAGAGGAATGGGCAGAGGACTTGATGCGCTTTTGGGGGATGATAAGTCTGAACATACGTTAAGGATTATTCCACTGTCGAAGATAGTGCCAAACCCTTATCAGCCAAGGAAATTTTTTGATACTGAGAGCATTGCAAGGCTCTCGGAGTCCATAAAGGCACACGGGGTTCTTCAGCCTATAGTGGTTAGAGAAAAGGGCCAATTTTATGAGTTGGTCTCAGGAGAAAGAAGAATTAGAGCATGTGAAATGATAGGGATTGTAGAAATACCAGCTGTTGTCAAGGATATAGCAGATGATCAGATGGCAATACTTGCCCTTGTTGAAAACTTACAAAGGGAAAACCTTTCTGCAATTGATGAGGCAAGGGCATACCTGGAACTCCAGGACAAGTTTGCAATGACGCATGAAGACATATCAAATTCAGTTGGCAAATCTAGATCGTATGTTACGAATACCATAAGACTGCTCCAACTCCCAGATGAGGTAATCAAACACATCGAAAACAACGATATAAGCCCTGCACATGGAAGGGTTCTCCTGTCTTTGAAAAACATTGATCAAATACTATTGTTCGCAAAAAAGATAGTTGACGAGGGCATATCTGTAAAGGATGCAGAGGAACTGAAATTAAAAATTTTTCCAAACAACAATAGCATTGATAGTTCGACTAAAAAAATAAAGGGCAACAATCGATCTTTAAAAAGCGAAAAAGAGGTGACACAAGATGAAGAGCTTAGGTTTGCTGAGATTGAAATCTCCAAGAAACTTAAAACTCCAGTTCATATATCGTTCTCCGGTAATGTTGGACGTTTTGTCATCGAGTTTTACTCGAAAGAAGAGCTCAACAATCTTGTCGAAAAAATTTTTAGTATTTATGGGCTCGAGGAGTAA
- the ndk gene encoding nucleoside-diphosphate kinase — translation MEKTLVLIKPDAVKRQLTSKILARFEDKGLKIVALKLMQLPKEKAMDHYAEHKKKPFFDGLVSFITSSPIVAIVLEGKDAVTVVRTMMGTTNPRDAAPGTIRGDFAMDLGRNVIHGSDSVYSAEREIKIFFEDHEVLDYERVVDRDIYENLE, via the coding sequence TTGGAAAAAACTTTGGTATTGATTAAACCTGATGCTGTTAAGAGGCAGCTAACAAGCAAAATTCTTGCAAGATTCGAGGACAAGGGTTTAAAAATAGTTGCTTTGAAGCTTATGCAGCTACCTAAAGAAAAGGCAATGGATCACTATGCAGAGCACAAGAAAAAGCCTTTTTTTGATGGCCTTGTTTCTTTTATCACATCATCTCCAATAGTGGCCATAGTTCTAGAAGGCAAAGATGCAGTTACTGTGGTTAGAACTATGATGGGCACCACAAACCCTCGCGACGCAGCTCCTGGAACTATTAGAGGCGACTTTGCAATGGACTTGGGCAGAAATGTTATACACGGGTCTGATTCAGTTTATTCTGCCGAAAGAGAAATCAAGATATTTTTTGAAGATCATGAAGTATTAGATTATGAGAGGGTTGTTGATAGAGATATATATGAAAATTTAGAATAA
- a CDS encoding tetratricopeptide repeat protein, with protein sequence MSLVDYKERLQNAVELVNKNELDEAREILQELVEKLHDSQSNEEVDILATTLDIRSLIRASGKDFEGSMKDLDESISLRKKLLDANFGNNQEDIARLLTHKGINLGQMGKLDEALSQIKEAVDLYDESYKNGSLSNPGLYTHALNQLAITQKNMNNFDQSFETFNKAINLLEKEVETKGFLNLDLAVTYMNRGINNVEASKTQDSIDDFRKSIDIVIDSLKEHPELVGLYSRLVYYSILSMARSGLILPDKMEKFKTESEYVFNTYGMTEESEFWMTKISEIFAPPQSS encoded by the coding sequence ATGTCTTTAGTAGATTACAAAGAAAGGCTTCAAAATGCTGTTGAGCTTGTGAACAAGAACGAGCTGGACGAAGCAAGGGAAATACTGCAAGAATTAGTTGAAAAGCTTCATGACAGTCAGTCAAACGAAGAAGTAGATATTCTTGCAACCACACTGGACATAAGGAGCCTCATAAGAGCTTCCGGTAAAGATTTTGAGGGCTCAATGAAGGACCTTGACGAATCAATTTCTCTTAGGAAGAAGTTGTTGGATGCAAATTTCGGCAATAACCAGGAAGATATTGCAAGGCTCCTGACTCACAAGGGGATAAATTTAGGACAGATGGGAAAACTTGATGAGGCTCTCTCTCAGATCAAAGAGGCAGTAGACTTATACGATGAGAGCTACAAAAATGGCTCTCTTTCTAACCCTGGTCTCTACACTCACGCGCTAAATCAGCTGGCAATTACACAAAAAAATATGAACAATTTTGATCAATCCTTTGAAACCTTCAATAAGGCCATAAACCTCCTTGAAAAAGAGGTAGAAACAAAGGGCTTTCTAAATCTCGACCTTGCTGTAACGTATATGAATAGAGGGATCAATAACGTAGAGGCATCTAAAACCCAGGATTCTATTGATGACTTTAGAAAGAGCATAGACATTGTAATAGATTCGTTGAAAGAGCATCCAGAGCTTGTCGGGCTTTATTCAAGATTGGTCTATTACTCAATACTCTCTATGGCAAGATCGGGCCTTATATTGCCAGATAAAATGGAGAAATTTAAAACAGAATCAGAATACGTCTTTAACACATACGGGATGACGGAAGAATCAGAGTTTTGGATGACAAAAATTAGTGAAATATTTGCACCACCACAAAGCTCCTGA
- the bioD gene encoding dethiobiotin synthase — MIFFITATDTGVGKTYFSYLLAKKFSKEGKKTKYIKVVQTGYPEDDDSSFVAKSKVETKTLYFGKEPLAPYFIFENFPIDEAINKIKSEEVDFTVVEGSGGLLVPLDKKNFMVDIPKRMKLKTIIVVPNKLGCINQTLLNLYYCEKEDIDLYGFALNDFFLERYDNFNALQSLTGKIRYRFKNVINTT; from the coding sequence ATGATCTTCTTTATAACCGCTACAGACACCGGGGTCGGAAAAACTTATTTTTCCTATCTATTGGCAAAAAAGTTCTCTAAGGAGGGGAAAAAGACAAAATACATTAAGGTGGTCCAAACTGGCTATCCCGAAGATGACGATAGCTCATTTGTTGCAAAATCAAAGGTTGAGACAAAAACTCTATATTTCGGCAAAGAGCCTCTGGCACCATACTTTATTTTTGAAAATTTTCCCATAGACGAGGCAATAAATAAAATTAAAAGCGAGGAGGTAGACTTCACTGTTGTAGAGGGCTCAGGCGGCTTATTAGTTCCATTGGATAAAAAAAACTTTATGGTCGATATTCCAAAACGAATGAAATTAAAAACTATAATAGTTGTGCCAAACAAACTTGGGTGCATAAATCAAACGCTTTTAAATTTGTATTACTGTGAAAAAGAAGACATAGATTTGTATGGCTTTGCGCTAAACGACTTCTTTTTAGAGAGGTATGATAATTTCAATGCCCTACAAAGTCTTACTGGTAAAATAAGATACAGATTTAAAAATGTGATAAATACAACATAA
- a CDS encoding ParA family protein, translating to MKRTIVFSNQKGGVGKTTCAVNLAASYAEINNKTLIIDLDPQGNATTGLGINKRKLDSSSYDLLVSEDFVEPVDTGIDNLKIICSHPNLSGAEVELVEDSDRNIKLKKKLDNYRDFDVIIIDTPPSLGILTLNGLSAAKDLIVTMQAEFYALEGLSMIVNTYEKVRSRLNPELNLLGILVNMFMQRLVVSNEVLSDLRSHFNDKVFNTLIPRSIRVVESQSYGKPIIIFDPRSVVSNAFRELLQEIEGNG from the coding sequence TTGAAAAGAACTATAGTTTTTTCAAATCAGAAGGGCGGTGTAGGCAAAACTACATGCGCAGTTAATTTGGCAGCCTCTTATGCAGAGATAAACAATAAGACTCTTATTATAGATTTAGATCCTCAGGGCAATGCTACTACTGGTTTAGGAATCAACAAAAGAAAATTAGACTCCTCATCATACGATCTTTTGGTATCAGAAGATTTTGTTGAACCAGTTGACACTGGCATTGACAATCTTAAAATAATTTGTTCACATCCAAATCTATCTGGCGCAGAAGTGGAGCTCGTCGAAGATTCAGATAGAAATATAAAATTGAAGAAAAAGTTAGATAATTATCGCGACTTTGACGTAATAATCATCGATACTCCGCCATCATTGGGTATATTGACCCTTAATGGGCTTAGTGCTGCAAAGGATTTGATCGTTACAATGCAAGCTGAGTTTTATGCACTGGAAGGGCTTAGCATGATAGTTAATACCTATGAAAAAGTCAGATCTAGACTTAACCCAGAGCTTAACCTATTGGGCATTCTTGTTAACATGTTTATGCAAAGACTGGTCGTTTCTAACGAGGTATTAAGCGACCTGAGATCACACTTTAATGATAAAGTTTTTAATACATTGATTCCAAGGAGCATTAGGGTGGTAGAGTCGCAAAGTTACGGAAAACCAATAATAATCTTTGATCCAAGGTCTGTAGTTAGTAACGCTTTTAGAGAACTCTTACAGGAGATAGAAGGCAATGGCTAA
- the bioA gene encoding adenosylmethionine--8-amino-7-oxononanoate transaminase: protein MIQIWHPCTQMKDHEKYPLIKIKNAKGVYLYDFEGNSYIDGISSWWVNLFGHSNERLNRAIAEQLNSMEQIIFAGFTHEKALELTKLLSEIVPDNLSRAFFAEIGSSAVEISLKMSYHYFQNIGQKKRHKFVSLKNGYHGETIGALSVSGEDLYKKAYKKIMPNNIVSPSPDCYRCKFGQSRSSCNAECFTDIEKILTSNYEKICAVIVEPLVQFAGGFKIYPPKYLVKLRELTSKLGIHLILDEIATGFGRTGKMFACEWAKIKPDFMCLSKGITSGYLPLSVVLTTDGIYSAFYDDYTTLKAFLHSHSYNGNALSSAAAVETLKIFKEGDILEKNKKKYTYMRGLIEDRFSESHYVGEIRHIGFISVVELVENKKTKRPFDWKKRVGFNIYREGLKRGALLRNLGDIIYFLPPYIIEPHQIEDLVNAAHQSYLEVLKR, encoded by the coding sequence TTGATACAAATTTGGCATCCTTGCACACAAATGAAGGACCACGAAAAATATCCATTAATAAAGATAAAAAACGCAAAAGGGGTTTATTTGTATGACTTTGAGGGAAACTCTTACATAGACGGCATATCTTCTTGGTGGGTCAATCTCTTTGGACACTCAAACGAAAGATTGAACAGGGCCATTGCTGAACAATTGAACTCGATGGAGCAGATTATATTTGCAGGCTTTACTCACGAAAAAGCCCTTGAGCTCACAAAATTGCTCTCTGAAATAGTGCCAGACAATCTTTCAAGGGCATTTTTTGCGGAAATTGGATCTAGCGCTGTAGAAATATCCCTTAAGATGAGCTACCACTACTTTCAAAACATAGGTCAGAAAAAAAGACATAAATTCGTATCTCTAAAAAATGGTTATCACGGTGAAACCATTGGTGCGCTCTCTGTTAGCGGAGAAGATCTCTATAAAAAGGCATACAAAAAGATTATGCCAAACAATATTGTATCCCCCTCCCCGGATTGTTATAGGTGCAAATTCGGTCAATCAAGAAGCTCTTGCAATGCAGAGTGTTTCACAGACATAGAAAAGATTTTGACCTCAAACTACGAAAAGATATGCGCTGTAATAGTTGAGCCTCTAGTACAATTTGCCGGAGGATTCAAAATATATCCGCCAAAATATTTAGTTAAGTTAAGAGAGCTCACTTCAAAGCTTGGAATCCATTTAATCTTGGACGAAATTGCTACTGGCTTTGGCAGAACAGGAAAGATGTTTGCCTGTGAATGGGCAAAGATAAAGCCTGATTTTATGTGTTTGTCCAAGGGGATTACAAGTGGCTATCTTCCTCTCTCAGTAGTTCTCACTACTGATGGCATATATAGTGCATTTTATGACGACTATACAACGCTGAAAGCTTTTTTACACAGTCACAGCTACAATGGCAACGCCCTATCCTCGGCTGCTGCCGTAGAAACGTTGAAGATATTTAAAGAGGGGGACATTTTAGAAAAAAACAAAAAAAAGTACACGTATATGAGAGGGCTCATAGAAGATAGGTTCTCTGAGTCACATTATGTAGGAGAAATAAGACATATTGGCTTTATAAGCGTAGTAGAGCTTGTGGAAAACAAAAAAACAAAGAGGCCTTTCGACTGGAAAAAGAGAGTAGGATTCAACATATATAGAGAGGGGCTTAAAAGAGGGGCTCTACTCAGAAATTTAGGGGATATAATATACTTTCTGCCACCCTACATAATAGAACCTCATCAAATTGAGGACTTGGTTAACGCAGCACATCAATCATATCTGGAGGTCTTAAAGAGATGA
- a CDS encoding methyltransferase — MQKAHSIKNFVKNSFDRATFYEEFTPIQQEMAQIISSNLSGEFESVLEIGSGSGYLTQSVNIKFKDYTCLDISENMIKGLKEKLKDQKGYNFMISDAEGCEFLERRFDVILSSSCIQWFLDPEKTLRNFISLLKENGQIHFSVFIEPTFKELKLSNIFSGFGSALNLKDESFYMNIFKDLNLNYKYVCTKKVYFQSVIEFLKFHKASGARFTSFNGICSKEDFKKFCEFYEKNFKDREKIYATYSYLVVGFYK; from the coding sequence TTGCAAAAAGCGCACTCTATAAAAAATTTTGTCAAAAATTCATTTGATAGGGCCACATTTTATGAAGAGTTTACCCCCATTCAACAAGAGATGGCGCAAATAATTTCGTCTAATCTTTCGGGAGAGTTTGAAAGTGTTTTAGAGATTGGCTCAGGCTCGGGCTACTTGACTCAGTCTGTAAATATCAAATTTAAAGATTATACCTGTCTTGATATCTCAGAAAATATGATAAAGGGGCTCAAAGAGAAGCTAAAAGATCAAAAAGGCTACAACTTTATGATTTCTGATGCAGAAGGCTGTGAATTTTTGGAAAGAAGGTTTGACGTAATCCTCTCTTCCTCCTGTATACAATGGTTTCTTGACCCTGAAAAGACATTGAGAAATTTTATTTCGCTGTTAAAAGAAAATGGACAGATACATTTCAGCGTTTTTATTGAACCTACTTTTAAAGAATTAAAACTTTCAAATATCTTTTCTGGATTTGGATCTGCCTTAAATCTTAAAGATGAAAGCTTTTATATGAATATTTTTAAAGATTTAAATTTAAATTACAAGTACGTTTGTACCAAGAAAGTATATTTTCAAAGTGTAATTGAGTTTTTAAAGTTTCACAAGGCTTCTGGTGCCAGATTCACAAGTTTTAATGGGATCTGCTCTAAAGAGGACTTTAAAAAGTTTTGTGAATTTTACGAAAAAAACTTTAAAGACAGAGAAAAAATATATGCAACCTATAGCTACCTTGTTGTAGGATTCTATAAGTGA
- a CDS encoding Na+/H+ antiporter NhaC family protein, which yields MYQSFTSLNINTTLIYNISMFKTFNNYKSESILLGLVIIILFSLGFCIITSLPLFLGLLPPYFMLFMYLLFLKNELKDLFSISIKGILMVKEVVGILVGVGIMLPSFALSGTLNEILKIFMSILDPGYLALFSFIFAACLSMIIGSITGALCILAAPIMALSNSVHYPSYIVAGALVSGAMLGDRTSVFSSALRLTAVCVGIDIRSHLRAILPTAIISVILIVIFYSLFVPLFCNVPANSTHLNTGYLSQINYIKLLPIGILVALFMKKVPLFFSFLLASVFALLISKVSFDLKLLQSVFYGINVWPFNHLNGIFSMLPLVALVCISSAFNSLLQRSQLLNSFVKRIINPKSYSQSVFKVVILNLISSMLFCNQALPLMLAAQQLRTEWGKSFQLPMLSRVLADSAEVFPGLIPWNLLSQICAILLGVKPMYYIPFALLLWILPIVTLLFSLFPSKENKSNNFV from the coding sequence TTGTATCAAAGTTTTACCTCCCTAAATATTAACACTACATTGATTTATAATATTTCTATGTTTAAGACATTTAACAATTATAAATCAGAATCGATCTTGCTGGGCTTAGTTATAATTATCCTATTTAGCTTAGGCTTTTGTATAATAACTTCTTTGCCCCTATTTTTAGGCCTACTGCCGCCCTATTTTATGCTGTTTATGTACCTACTATTTTTGAAAAATGAACTCAAAGATCTATTCTCTATCTCCATAAAGGGCATACTTATGGTAAAAGAAGTTGTGGGCATACTTGTAGGCGTTGGCATAATGCTTCCTTCTTTTGCCTTATCTGGGACACTTAACGAAATACTCAAAATTTTTATGTCTATTTTGGATCCAGGCTATTTGGCTTTATTTTCTTTTATTTTTGCAGCTTGTCTTTCTATGATAATTGGCAGCATAACTGGGGCACTTTGCATTCTTGCAGCGCCTATAATGGCACTTTCAAACAGCGTACACTATCCCTCGTATATAGTGGCAGGAGCTCTTGTTTCTGGAGCTATGTTAGGCGACAGAACTTCTGTGTTTTCTTCTGCTCTAAGACTTACTGCTGTATGTGTGGGCATTGATATTAGGTCTCACTTAAGGGCAATTTTGCCTACCGCGATAATATCAGTTATACTAATTGTAATTTTTTATTCTTTATTTGTGCCCCTTTTTTGTAACGTACCAGCAAATTCAACGCATCTAAATACCGGCTATTTGTCGCAAATTAATTATATAAAACTGCTTCCTATTGGAATCCTGGTCGCCCTTTTTATGAAAAAAGTGCCCCTTTTTTTCTCATTTCTCCTTGCATCTGTGTTTGCGCTGCTCATAAGCAAGGTAAGCTTTGATCTTAAACTATTGCAGTCTGTTTTTTATGGTATAAATGTTTGGCCATTTAACCATCTAAACGGGATATTTTCTATGCTTCCTTTGGTCGCCCTTGTCTGTATTTCTTCAGCTTTTAATTCACTGCTTCAAAGAAGCCAGCTTTTAAACTCTTTTGTAAAAAGAATAATAAATCCAAAAAGTTATTCCCAGTCGGTTTTCAAGGTGGTAATACTTAATTTAATATCTTCGATGTTATTTTGTAATCAGGCCCTGCCATTGATGTTGGCCGCTCAGCAATTAAGAACTGAGTGGGGGAAATCTTTCCAGCTTCCAATGCTCTCAAGGGTCCTTGCAGATAGCGCGGAGGTTTTTCCCGGGCTCATTCCTTGGAATTTATTGTCTCAGATATGTGCCATCCTATTAGGGGTAAAGCCAATGTATTATATCCCATTTGCACTTCTTTTATGGATTTTGCCAATAGTTACGCTTCTTTTTAGCCTTTTCCCATCAAAGGAAAACAAGTCGAATAATTTTGTTTGA
- a CDS encoding 8-amino-7-oxononanoate synthase, translating into MKFIDDLELKLADLKSEFEFRSIKSLSNGSEKYIDINGKKILNLASNNYLGLSCNEKIKIMAIDAINKFGTGASSSRLVTGNNSIYDELERELSDFKGVCASLVLNSGYCANLAALSIAKKCDIFMDRLCHASLIDGAILAGSRLNRFQHNDLDHLERLLKNSGESKIIVTESIFSMDGDSSDLVSLVKISKQYDAFLILDEAHATGIFGKGRGLSYELSVNKDIHLSVGTFSKALGSLGGYLSGDRILIDSLVNFARPLIFTTALPPSVLAANLAAVRFVRENPSCGLSLLQFSGEIREYLKSLGFDTLNSSSQIIPIVLGGSKRTLIAQDLLSNMGIFVAAIREPTVPKNSARLRISLRSDLNADELEFIKQSFLSLAGKI; encoded by the coding sequence ATGAAATTTATAGACGATCTTGAACTTAAACTCGCAGACCTTAAGTCCGAGTTTGAGTTCAGATCTATAAAATCTCTTTCTAATGGTTCTGAAAAATATATAGATATAAATGGCAAAAAAATATTAAACCTTGCATCTAACAACTATCTTGGCCTATCTTGTAACGAAAAAATAAAAATTATGGCTATTGATGCAATAAATAAATTCGGTACTGGTGCCTCCTCCTCTAGACTCGTTACTGGCAACAATTCCATATATGATGAGCTTGAAAGAGAGCTTTCAGACTTCAAGGGGGTCTGTGCATCTTTGGTTCTAAATAGCGGCTACTGTGCAAATCTTGCTGCTTTGTCAATTGCAAAAAAGTGTGACATCTTTATGGACAGGTTATGTCATGCGAGCTTGATAGACGGCGCTATTCTTGCAGGATCAAGGCTCAATAGGTTCCAGCACAATGACCTGGATCATCTTGAAAGGTTGTTAAAGAATTCTGGTGAGTCGAAGATAATAGTTACAGAGAGCATCTTCAGCATGGATGGAGACTCAAGTGACCTGGTTAGCCTGGTTAAGATTTCGAAACAATACGATGCCTTTTTGATTCTTGACGAAGCTCATGCTACAGGAATATTCGGTAAAGGTAGGGGATTATCGTATGAGCTCTCGGTTAATAAGGACATTCATCTTAGCGTAGGAACCTTTTCAAAGGCCTTAGGAAGCTTAGGGGGCTATCTGTCAGGAGACAGAATATTAATAGATAGCCTTGTTAATTTCGCAAGACCTTTAATCTTTACAACGGCGCTGCCTCCTTCCGTTTTGGCTGCCAACCTTGCAGCTGTGAGGTTTGTAAGAGAAAATCCATCTTGCGGTTTATCTCTTCTGCAGTTCTCAGGTGAAATAAGAGAATATCTGAAATCATTGGGATTTGATACCCTAAACTCCTCTTCTCAGATAATTCCCATTGTTTTGGGTGGTAGTAAAAGAACTTTGATAGCTCAAGACCTTCTTTCTAATATGGGTATATTTGTGGCCGCTATAAGAGAACCCACCGTCCCAAAGAATTCTGCAAGGCTTAGAATTTCTCTAAGATCTGATCTAAATGCGGATGAGTTAGAATTTATAAAACAATCATTTTTGTCATTGGCGGGCAAAATTTGA
- a CDS encoding pyridoxamine 5'-phosphate oxidase family protein: MRRKEFEISEIKEIQEILDMCEYGVLSLVDLSNKPYSVPISFFYYDNNVYFHSAKNGKKVDIIRENPIACFVAVKPYSFLPSYFKNEKIACFAGQAYASVYFEGKITEIKDNTKKCEYLNILMKKYQPEGGYDPIEFEDVNYTKSVENIILFQLKTSYISAKFKFDQHRSKDNNLDLISKLKGRGTTADLETAKMIEKFSINNNHL, translated from the coding sequence ATGAGAAGAAAGGAATTTGAAATTTCTGAGATTAAAGAAATACAAGAAATATTAGATATGTGTGAATATGGAGTCCTATCTTTGGTTGACTTGAGCAATAAGCCATACTCAGTACCAATAAGCTTTTTTTACTACGACAACAACGTGTATTTTCACAGCGCAAAAAATGGAAAAAAAGTCGACATAATAAGAGAAAATCCTATAGCCTGTTTTGTCGCAGTTAAGCCCTATTCTTTTTTGCCCTCTTATTTTAAAAATGAAAAGATCGCATGTTTTGCAGGACAAGCTTATGCCTCAGTTTATTTTGAAGGTAAAATAACCGAAATAAAAGACAATACTAAAAAGTGTGAATACTTAAATATCTTGATGAAAAAATATCAGCCAGAAGGCGGATACGATCCTATAGAATTCGAAGATGTCAACTATACAAAGTCGGTAGAAAATATCATATTATTTCAATTAAAAACTTCTTACATCAGCGCAAAGTTTAAATTTGATCAGCACAGAAGCAAAGATAATAACCTAGACCTAATCTCAAAACTAAAAGGGAGGGGTACAACTGCCGACTTAGAAACCGCTAAAATGATAGAGAAATTCTCTATCAACAATAATCACTTATAG
- a CDS encoding CC/Se motif family (seleno)protein: MPKIEFDKEAKEYIQAKGSKIYFLNASSCFSUSRLPLPPSVRAGEPMEDTSYKVFEQEGIEIYIPRELNLKSNLRIALKKFLFFKELVVVF, from the coding sequence ATGCCTAAAATTGAGTTTGATAAAGAGGCTAAAGAATACATACAGGCAAAGGGTTCGAAGATTTATTTCTTAAATGCGTCATCGTGTTTTTCCTGAAGCAGACTTCCGCTGCCCCCCTCAGTTCGAGCGGGAGAACCTATGGAAGATACGTCATATAAAGTTTTTGAACAGGAGGGAATCGAAATTTATATTCCAAGAGAATTAAATCTTAAAAGTAATCTTCGAATCGCTTTGAAGAAGTTTCTGTTCTTTAAAGAGCTCGTAGTGGTATTTTGA
- a CDS encoding DUF4405 domain-containing protein: MCDMCSRRSFIKKLICSFVAFKVLSISSESFADSLSSVWGQCPKGLQYDPYPGKCSRYIDTNNDGYCDYSEPPPKSTSSLEPSSSPKSVESFNNSQPIIGDDIAEAATRQRRRSIIESYNTGTISIMAILFSLFATYLVRAKIMKKQMLLKICNIVLVISFVVSGILGMALSCKYDGLLDVYMPSWVLFLHVELGIVFCIVAFLHLLLNWRAMLNCFKFNNKCKN, translated from the coding sequence ATGTGTGATATGTGCAGTAGAAGATCATTTATTAAAAAGCTTATTTGTAGTTTCGTCGCTTTCAAAGTGCTGTCAATTAGCTCAGAGTCATTTGCAGACTCTCTGAGCAGCGTATGGGGTCAATGCCCAAAGGGGCTTCAGTATGATCCATATCCAGGTAAGTGCTCAAGATATATAGACACGAACAACGATGGGTATTGCGACTACTCAGAGCCGCCGCCAAAAAGTACGTCAAGCTTAGAGCCATCCTCTTCGCCCAAATCGGTTGAAAGCTTTAATAATTCTCAACCAATAATTGGCGACGATATTGCAGAGGCTGCAACCAGGCAAAGAAGACGCTCAATTATTGAGAGCTATAATACAGGCACAATATCTATAATGGCTATCTTATTTTCTTTATTTGCAACGTATTTGGTAAGAGCAAAAATAATGAAAAAACAAATGCTCCTAAAGATATGTAATATTGTTTTAGTCATATCCTTTGTAGTATCTGGAATCCTTGGCATGGCGCTTTCGTGTAAATACGATGGCCTACTTGATGTATATATGCCATCATGGGTCTTGTTTCTACATGTAGAGCTTGGAATAGTCTTTTGCATAGTTGCATTCCTCCATCTTTTGCTAAATTGGAGAGCTATGTTAAATTGTTTTAAATTCAATAATAAATGCAAAAATTAG